The window CAAGCTTAGAAATAGCCCATGTTTGGATTTCTCGGCCATAATGACTCGGTGAGTGCCCGTTCTCCCGAAACGGCGCGTTCTTGGTCCACGGTCCGTCCGACCCCGACGCGTGGTAGTTAACGGACGACACAATGCCGAGCAAGCGATGAGGACCGAACGAGTCCAGCGACGTATTGAGAGGAGAAAATATAGCCTATCCAATATATTTATATTTCGAAAATATATCAAAATATAATACATGGAGTCATCCAGCCATATACTTATTAGGTAGGAGTATCAAAGCCTGTAACAACGCGCTCATCATCCGAAAAATGCGGAACTGCACGGGAGACAAAACCATACAAAATTCGACAGTAGGAAATATCTGTCGGAAAAATTAGTATCCAGTGTGGTTCCGACCGGTGATACTGCGCGTCGCAGGAGAAACCAAACATGACACTCAAAGAAAAAATGGACGCAGTAGCGGAGCGAGACTTCGAGCGAGCCGTATCACCTGTTATCGGCGTTATCCTCATGGTTGCTATAACGGTAATATTGGCCGCTGTGATTGGGACCTTCGTGATGGGTCTTGGGAATAGTGTCGAGAAAAACGTGAACGCTGGCGCAGAAATTAGTGCAGATAAAGCAGCCAATGGTGCAGTCACCGTCACTTGGGTCAGCAAAGGGACCGCTAGTCAGGTCAGTGTAAAGGTCAAAGAAAAAGGTGGGACAAATAACGGAACTGCAACAATCAACAATATTGGTGATTCAGTAACAATCTACGAAAAGTCCGGAGGAAACGACGATCTTGGATTTAGTGCCGATGGCGACCGCCAAGTTCAAATCATCGTAACTGCCATTGGCGAGGACGGTGAAACGAAGACCGTAATCAATAATGAAGAGGCAACGATTTGATTCTTTTTAGCATTTGTTAACTATTTTAGCTATTATTCTATTTACTATAAACTATTTACTGTTCATAGTGTTAGAGTCATAATTACTAG of the Haladaptatus caseinilyticus genome contains:
- a CDS encoding type IV pilin N-terminal domain-containing protein; amino-acid sequence: MTLKEKMDAVAERDFERAVSPVIGVILMVAITVILAAVIGTFVMGLGNSVEKNVNAGAEISADKAANGAVTVTWVSKGTASQVSVKVKEKGGTNNGTATINNIGDSVTIYEKSGGNDDLGFSADGDRQVQIIVTAIGEDGETKTVINNEEATI